A region from the Motacilla alba alba isolate MOTALB_02 chromosome 10, Motacilla_alba_V1.0_pri, whole genome shotgun sequence genome encodes:
- the LOC119705095 gene encoding tyrosine-protein kinase Fes/Fps-like isoform X8 — protein MVSTGFPVPPQELELHRVQTAPVPAPAGRQQQPHNGDLTTNDGELRLLELMKKWMSQRAKSDREYAGMLHHMFSQLEKQEGSWQLQGNHGGQIEKSWWVLVSQTETLSQILRRHAEELAAGPLAKLSLLIRDKQQLRKAFSEQWQQLSQEYSRTTQQEMEKLKAQYRSLARDSAQAKRKYQEASKDKERDKAKEKYVRSLWKLHALHNQYVLAVQAASLHHQHHYQRVLPSLHQSLYGLQQEMVLVLKEILREYCSISSLVQEDLSAVHQQIASAIQAIDPATEYSSFIQSHQYESVMPPTVSFDESLLEDTENLVPGELQLNELTLESVQHCLTSVEEELVAATEAVSIKEQQMQQLKAEIQDEEQGRSPGERVHLLGRRQGLHEARQQLEGCLCAQAKLQAQRDLLARKLAELDVRDPLPALPLPEDRQSVSSTEQERSGTSALETLKNHITGIFSPKYSLPPPVPLIPDVQKPLCQQVWYHGAIPRSEVQELLTCSGDFLVRESQGKQEYVLSVLWDGQPRHFIIQAVGNMFRLEGDSFPTIPLLIQHLLQSQQPITRKSGIVLARAVPKDKWVLNHEDVLLGERIGRGNFGEVFSGRLRADNSPVAVKSCRETLPPELKAKFLQEARILKQYRHPNIVRLIGVCTQKQPIYIVMELVQGGDFLTFLRSEGPHLRAKELIKMTENAAAGMEYLESKHCIHRDLAARNCLVTERNTLKISDFGMSREEEDGVYASTGGMKQIPVKWTAPEALNYGRYSSESDVWSFGILLWEAFSLGAVPYANLSNQQTREAVEQGVRLDPPEQCPEEVYQLMQRCWEYDPRKRPSFCTIHQDLIAIRKRQR, from the exons ATGGTCAGCACTGGGTTTCCTGttcctccccaggagctggagctgcaccGGGTCCAGACCGCGCCAGTCCCGGCCCCAGCAGGacgccagcagcagcctcacaaCGGAGACCTAACAACAAAT GATGGGGAGCTGCGCCTCCTGGAGCTCATGAAGAAGTGGATGTCACAGCGGGCCAAGAGCGACCGGGAGTATGCAGGGATGCTGCACCACATGTTctcccagctggaaaagcaggagggcTCTTGGCAGCTCCAAGGCAACCATGGTGGTCAGATCGAGAAG TCCTGGTGGGTGCTGGTGAGCCAGACAGAGACGCTGAGCCAGATCCTGCGGCGGCACGCGGAGGAGCTGGCGGCGGGGCcgctggccaagctgagcctgctgaTCCGCGACAAGCAGCAGCTGCGCAAAGCCTTCAGcgagcagtggcagcagctcagccaggagtACAGCCGG ACGAcgcagcaggagatggagaagCTGAAGGCACAGTACCGCAGCCTGGCCCGTGACAGCGCCCAGGCCAAGCGCAAGTACCAGGAGGCCAGCAAAG ACAAGGAGCGGGACAAGGCGAAGGAGAAGTATGTGCGCAGCCTCTGGAAGCTCCATGCCCTGCACAACCAGTACGTGCTGGCTGTGCAGGCGGCCTCGCTGCACCACCAGCACCACTACCAGCGCGTGCTGCCCAGCCTGCACCAGTCCCTCTACggcctgcagcaggagatggtCCTCGTCCT AAAGGAGATCCTCAGGGAGTactgcagcatcagcagccTGGTACAGGAGGATCTTTCGGCCGTGCATCAGCAGATTGCCAGTGCCATCCAGGCCATCGACCCTGCCACTGAGTACAGCAGCTTCATCCAGAGCCACCA GTACGAATCTGTGATGCCACCAACTGTGTCCTTTGATGAGAGTCTGCTGGAGGACACAGAAAACCTGGTGCcgggggagctgcagctgaatgaGCTGACCCTTGAAAGTGTCCAGCACTG CCTGACATCGGTTGAGGAGGAGTTGGTGGCCGCCACAGAGGCCGTGAGCATCAAGgagcagcagatgcagcagctgaaggcgGAGAtccaggatgaggagcagggcCGGAGCCCCGGGGAGCG GGTGCACTTGTTGGGCAGGCGGCAGGGGCTGCACGAGGCGCGGCAGCAACTCGAGGGCTGCCTCTGTGCCCAGGCCAAGCTGCAGGCGCAGCGGGACCTGCTGGCCAGgaagctggcagagctggacgTCAGGGaccccctgcctgccctgcctctgccgGAGGATCGGCAGTCCGTCTCCTCCACG GAGCAGGAGCGGAGCGGGACCAGTGCGCTGGAGACCCTCAAGAACCATATCACAGGGATCTTCAGCCCAAAGTACTCG CTGCCGCCCCCCGTGCCCCTGATCCCAGACGTGCAGAAGCCGCTGTGCCAGCAGGTCTGGTACCACGGGGCCATCCCGCGTTCggaggtgcaggagctgctgaccTGCAGTGGGGACTTCCTGGTGCGGGAGAGCCAGGGCAAGCAGGAGTACGTGCTCAGCGTGCTGTGGGATGGGCAGCCCCGGCACTTCATCATCCAGGCTGTCGGT aacATGTTCCGGCTGGAGGGTGACAGCTTCCCCACCATTCCGCTGCTgatccagcacctcctgcagagccagcagcccatCACCCGCAAGAGTGGCATTGtcctggccagggctgtgcccaag GACAAATGGGTGCTTAACCACGAGGACGTGCTGCTGGGGGAACGCATTGGTCGG GGTAACTTTGGGGAAGTGTTCAGCGGACGCCTGCGTGCTGACAACTCCCCCGTTGCTGTGAAATCCTGCCGGGAAACCCTTCCGCCTGAGCTCAAGGCCAAGTTCCTGCAGGAAGCCAG GATCCTCAAGCAGTACAGGCACCCGAACATCGTGCGGCTCATCGGCGTCTGCACGCAGAAACAGCCCATTTACATCGTCATGGAGCTGGTGCAGG GGGGGGACTTCCTGACCTTCCTGCGCAGCGAGGGTCCCCACCTCCGCGCCAAGGAGCTGATCAAGATGACAGAGAATGCTGCCGCCGGCATGGAGTACCTGGAGAGCAAGCACTGCATCCACAG GGACCTGGCTGCTCGCAACTGCCTGGTGACGGAGAGGAACACCCTGAAGATCAGTGATTTTGGGATGTCacgggaggaggaggatggcgTCTACGCCTCCACAGGGGGGATGAAGCAAATCCCTGTCAAGTGGACGGCCCCTGAAGCACTCAATTATG gccGATACAGCTCAGAGAGTGATGTCTGGAGCTTTGGGATCCTGCTGTGGGAAGCCTTCAGCCTGGGTGCCGTCCCCTATGCCAACCTCAGCAACCAGCAGACGCGGGAGGCGGTGGAACAAG GTGTGCGGCTGGATCCCCCCGAGCAGTGCCCTGAGGAGGTGTACCAGCTGATGCAGCGCTGCTGGGAGTATGACCCCCGCAAGCGGCCCAGCTTCTGCACCATCCACCAGGACCTGATTGCCATCCGCAAGAGGCAGCGGTGA
- the LOC119705095 gene encoding tyrosine-protein kinase Fes/Fps-like isoform X6, with the protein MGFGPELWCPQGHSALLRLQDGELRLLELMKKWMSQRAKSDREYAGMLHHMFSQLEKQEGSWQLQGNHGGQIEKSWWVLVSQTETLSQILRRHAEELAAGPLAKLSLLIRDKQQLRKAFSEQWQQLSQEYSRTTQQEMEKLKAQYRSLARDSAQAKRKYQEASKDKERDKAKEKYVRSLWKLHALHNQYVLAVQAASLHHQHHYQRVLPSLHQSLYGLQQEMVLVLKEILREYCSISSLVQEDLSAVHQQIASAIQAIDPATEYSSFIQSHQYESVMPPTVSFDESLLEDTENLVPGELQLNELTLESVQHCLTSVEEELVAATEAVSIKEQQMQQLKAEIQDEEQGRSPGERVHLLGRRQGLHEARQQLEGCLCAQAKLQAQRDLLARKLAELDVRDPLPALPLPEDRQSVSSTEQERSGTSALETLKNHITGIFSPKYSLPPPVPLIPDVQKPLCQQVWYHGAIPRSEVQELLTCSGDFLVRESQGKQEYVLSVLWDGQPRHFIIQAVGNMFRLEGDSFPTIPLLIQHLLQSQQPITRKSGIVLARAVPKDKWVLNHEDVLLGERIGRGNFGEVFSGRLRADNSPVAVKSCRETLPPELKAKFLQEARILKQYRHPNIVRLIGVCTQKQPIYIVMELVQGGDFLTFLRSEGPHLRAKELIKMTENAAAGMEYLESKHCIHRDLAARNCLVTERNTLKISDFGMSREEEDGVYASTGGMKQIPVKWTAPEALNYGRYSSESDVWSFGILLWEAFSLGAVPYANLSNQQTREAVEQGVRLDPPEQCPEEVYQLMQRCWEYDPRKRPSFCTIHQDLIAIRKRQR; encoded by the exons ATGGGCTTCGGGCCGGAGCTGTGGTGCCCGCAGGGGCACAGCGCACTGCTGCGGCTGCAGGATGGGGAGCTGCGCCTCCTGGAGCTCATGAAGAAGTGGATGTCACAGCGGGCCAAGAGCGACCGGGAGTATGCAGGGATGCTGCACCACATGTTctcccagctggaaaagcaggagggcTCTTGGCAGCTCCAAGGCAACCATGGTGGTCAGATCGAGAAG TCCTGGTGGGTGCTGGTGAGCCAGACAGAGACGCTGAGCCAGATCCTGCGGCGGCACGCGGAGGAGCTGGCGGCGGGGCcgctggccaagctgagcctgctgaTCCGCGACAAGCAGCAGCTGCGCAAAGCCTTCAGcgagcagtggcagcagctcagccaggagtACAGCCGG ACGAcgcagcaggagatggagaagCTGAAGGCACAGTACCGCAGCCTGGCCCGTGACAGCGCCCAGGCCAAGCGCAAGTACCAGGAGGCCAGCAAAG ACAAGGAGCGGGACAAGGCGAAGGAGAAGTATGTGCGCAGCCTCTGGAAGCTCCATGCCCTGCACAACCAGTACGTGCTGGCTGTGCAGGCGGCCTCGCTGCACCACCAGCACCACTACCAGCGCGTGCTGCCCAGCCTGCACCAGTCCCTCTACggcctgcagcaggagatggtCCTCGTCCT AAAGGAGATCCTCAGGGAGTactgcagcatcagcagccTGGTACAGGAGGATCTTTCGGCCGTGCATCAGCAGATTGCCAGTGCCATCCAGGCCATCGACCCTGCCACTGAGTACAGCAGCTTCATCCAGAGCCACCA GTACGAATCTGTGATGCCACCAACTGTGTCCTTTGATGAGAGTCTGCTGGAGGACACAGAAAACCTGGTGCcgggggagctgcagctgaatgaGCTGACCCTTGAAAGTGTCCAGCACTG CCTGACATCGGTTGAGGAGGAGTTGGTGGCCGCCACAGAGGCCGTGAGCATCAAGgagcagcagatgcagcagctgaaggcgGAGAtccaggatgaggagcagggcCGGAGCCCCGGGGAGCG GGTGCACTTGTTGGGCAGGCGGCAGGGGCTGCACGAGGCGCGGCAGCAACTCGAGGGCTGCCTCTGTGCCCAGGCCAAGCTGCAGGCGCAGCGGGACCTGCTGGCCAGgaagctggcagagctggacgTCAGGGaccccctgcctgccctgcctctgccgGAGGATCGGCAGTCCGTCTCCTCCACG GAGCAGGAGCGGAGCGGGACCAGTGCGCTGGAGACCCTCAAGAACCATATCACAGGGATCTTCAGCCCAAAGTACTCG CTGCCGCCCCCCGTGCCCCTGATCCCAGACGTGCAGAAGCCGCTGTGCCAGCAGGTCTGGTACCACGGGGCCATCCCGCGTTCggaggtgcaggagctgctgaccTGCAGTGGGGACTTCCTGGTGCGGGAGAGCCAGGGCAAGCAGGAGTACGTGCTCAGCGTGCTGTGGGATGGGCAGCCCCGGCACTTCATCATCCAGGCTGTCGGT aacATGTTCCGGCTGGAGGGTGACAGCTTCCCCACCATTCCGCTGCTgatccagcacctcctgcagagccagcagcccatCACCCGCAAGAGTGGCATTGtcctggccagggctgtgcccaag GACAAATGGGTGCTTAACCACGAGGACGTGCTGCTGGGGGAACGCATTGGTCGG GGTAACTTTGGGGAAGTGTTCAGCGGACGCCTGCGTGCTGACAACTCCCCCGTTGCTGTGAAATCCTGCCGGGAAACCCTTCCGCCTGAGCTCAAGGCCAAGTTCCTGCAGGAAGCCAG GATCCTCAAGCAGTACAGGCACCCGAACATCGTGCGGCTCATCGGCGTCTGCACGCAGAAACAGCCCATTTACATCGTCATGGAGCTGGTGCAGG GGGGGGACTTCCTGACCTTCCTGCGCAGCGAGGGTCCCCACCTCCGCGCCAAGGAGCTGATCAAGATGACAGAGAATGCTGCCGCCGGCATGGAGTACCTGGAGAGCAAGCACTGCATCCACAG GGACCTGGCTGCTCGCAACTGCCTGGTGACGGAGAGGAACACCCTGAAGATCAGTGATTTTGGGATGTCacgggaggaggaggatggcgTCTACGCCTCCACAGGGGGGATGAAGCAAATCCCTGTCAAGTGGACGGCCCCTGAAGCACTCAATTATG gccGATACAGCTCAGAGAGTGATGTCTGGAGCTTTGGGATCCTGCTGTGGGAAGCCTTCAGCCTGGGTGCCGTCCCCTATGCCAACCTCAGCAACCAGCAGACGCGGGAGGCGGTGGAACAAG GTGTGCGGCTGGATCCCCCCGAGCAGTGCCCTGAGGAGGTGTACCAGCTGATGCAGCGCTGCTGGGAGTATGACCCCCGCAAGCGGCCCAGCTTCTGCACCATCCACCAGGACCTGATTGCCATCCGCAAGAGGCAGCGGTGA
- the MAN2A2 gene encoding alpha-mannosidase 2x yields the protein MKLKKQVTVCGAAIFCVAVFSLYLMLDRVQHDPTRHQSGGNFPRSQISVLQNRIEQLEQLLEENHEIISHIKDSVLELTAHAEGQPALPQHPLNGSWVLPPESRPSFLSVSPQDCQFALGGKGQSPDLQMLAVYSLLPFDNQDGGVWKQGFDITYEPNEWDTEPLQVFVVPHSHNDPGWIKTFDKYYYDQTQHILNSMVLKMQEDPRRRFIWSEISFFSKWWDNISAQKRAAVRRLVGNGQLEMVTGGWVMPDEANSHYFAMIDQLIEGHQWLEKNIGVTPRSGWAVDPFGYSSTMPYLLKRSNLTAMLIQRVHYAIKKHFAATQNLEFMWRQAWDPDTSTDILCHMMPFYSYDVPHTCGPDPKICCQFDFKRLPGGRINCPWKVPPRAITDANVAERAQLLLDQYRKKSKLYRSKVLLVPLGDDFRYDKPQEWDAQFLNYQRIFDFLNSRPDLHVQAQFGTLSDYFDALYKKVGIVPGMRPPGFPVLTGDFFSYADREDHYWTGYFTSRPFYKSLDRVLEAHLRGAEILYSLALAHARRAGADGRYPLSDYALLSNARRNLGLFQHHDAIAGTAKEAVAVDYGVRLLQSLTNLKRVIINAAHYLVLGDKDTYHHDPAAPFLGMDETRSSQDSLPERTVVKLGTSPRFLVVFNPLEQERLSVVPVLVDTPHVRVLSEEGQPLPSQLSPVWNSATDVVPNVYQVSVLARLPALGLRVLQLHKSLDGHATPRSSTRLYLHGRDVPVHKPEALPLHIFPAAADDFCLENQHLQACFLGHTGLLQSLRPAGEEQGHRVSSEFLVYGTRTSKDKSGAYLFLPDGEAKPYAPKDPPLVRVMEGPLFSEVASYYQHVQTVVRLYNVPGVEGLSLDVSCLVDIRDHINKELALRFSTDIESDDTFFTDLNGFQIQPRRYQRKLPLQANFYPMPAMAYIQDMQSRLTLLTAQALGVSSLHSGQLEVILDRRLMQDDNRGLGQGLKDNKRTCNRFRLLLERRSTANKSSGFFSKLVSMFKALSFPGTRTGSPEVQDERPISFPSLLSHITSVHQNAEALVMPVALEKPALPALRSFVPLATTVPCDFHILNLRTLQAEDDSLPSAEAALILHRKGFDCSLEAKNLGFNCTTSQGKVGPGCPHTSAGPELGRDLGMAVMAHVRLSGHSAAPGIASSPEGSPGRGAAGPRGLGAEGAQSGRPGSGAGAVSRGAPRAMHSEHVWPPQPAAAGHAVAGRRPQALPSPAARPGARQPPSTSPEGSHEERRAPPAVPHSAPQPQDTAPARRLTCTLRRHLQEDEEEEAAEEEESGRRRGHSRLLSSLTSRSADVASGQLGKG from the exons ATGAAGCTGAAGAAGCAGGTGACAGTGTGTGGAGCTGCCATCTTCTGCGTGGCCGTCTTCTCCCTCTACTTGATGCTGGACCGGGTACAGCATGACCCCACACGACACCAGAGCGGGGGCAACTTCCCCAGG agccagaTCTCGGTGCTACAGAACCGGATcgagcagctggagcagctgctggaggagaacCATGAGATCATCAGCCACATTAAGGACTCggtgctggagctgacagcCCATGCAGAGGGGCAGCCGGCAttgccccagcaccccctgaaTGGCTCTTGGGTGCTCCCCCCTGAGAGTCGCCCAAGTTTcctctctgtgtccccacaAGATTGCCAGTTTGCTCTGGGGGGCAAAGGACAGAGCCCAGACCTGCAG ATGCTGGCTGTGTACTCCCTGCTGCCGTTTGACAACCAGGATGGTGGTGTCTGGAAGCAGGGCTTCGACATCACCTACGAGCCCAACGAATGGGACACAGAGCCTCTGCAGGTGTTTGTGGTGCCGCACTCCCACAATGACCCAG gctggatCAAGACTTTCGACAAGTACTACTACGACCAGACGCAGCACATCCTCAACAGCATGGTGCTGAAGATGCAGGAGGACCCGCGCCGGCGCTTCATCTGGTCTGAGATCTCCTTCTTCTCCAAGTGGTGGGACAACATCAGTGCCCAGAAGCGGGCTGCTGTGCGCAG GCTGGTGGGCAACGGGCAGCTGGAGATGGTGACGGGCGGCTGGGTGATGCCTGATGAGGCTAATTCCCACTACTTCGCCATGATTGACCAGCTGATCGAGGGGCACCAGTGGCTGGAGAAGAACATTG GGGTGACGCCGCGGTCGGGCTGGGCCGTAGACCCCTTCGGGTACAGCTCCACCATGCCTTACCTGCTGAAGCGCTCCAACCTGACGGCCATGCTCATCCAGCGCGTGCACTATGCCATCAAGAAGCACTTTGCTGCCACCCAGAACCTGGAGTTCATGTGGAGACAGGCGTGGG ACCCAGACACCAGCACCGACATCCTCTGCCACATGATGCCCTTCTACAGCTACGATGTGCCTCACACCTGTGGCCCGGACCCCAAGATCTGCTGCCAGTTTGACTTCAAGCGCTTGCCTGGAGGCCGGATCAACTGTCCCTGGAAGGTGCCTCCCCGCGCCATCACTGATGCCAACGTGGCAGAGCG agcccagctgctgctggaccagTACCGCAAGAAGTCCAAGCTGTACCGCAgcaaggtgctgctggtgccccTGGGAGATGACTTCCGCTACGACAAGCCACAGGAGTGGGATGCCCAGTTCCTCAACTACCAGCGCATCTTTGACTTTCTCAACTCTCGGCCCGACCTCCATGTCCAG GCACAGTTTGGCACGCTCTCTGACTACTTTGATGCCCTGTACAAGAAGGTGGGCATCGTGCCGGGGATGAGGCCACCCGGATTCCCAGTTCTGACTGGGGATTTCTTCTCCTATGCGGACCGGGAGGATCACTACTGGACAGGATACTTCACCTCCCGGCCGTTCTACAAGAGCCTGGACCGGGTGCTGGAGGCCCACCTCCG GGGGGCAGAGATCCTGTACAGCCTGGCGCTCGCCCACGCCCGCCGTGCCGGTGCCGACGGCCGCTACCCGCTCTCTGACTACGCCCTGCTGAGCAACGCCCGCCGCAACCTGGGCCTCTTCCAGCACCACGATGCCATCGCCGGCACTGCCAAGGAGGCCGTGGCCGTGGACTACGGAGTCCG GCTGCTCCAATCCCTCACCAACCTCAAGCGTGTCATCATCAACGCTGCGCACTACCTTGTGCTGGGAGACAAGGACACGTACCACCACGACCCGGCTGCACCGTTCCTTGGCATG GATGAGACACGCTCCAGCCAGGACTCTCTCCCAGAGAGGACAGTGGTCAAACTGGGCACCTCACCTCG GTTCCTGGTGGTGTTCAACCCGCTGGAGCAGGAGCGCCTGAGCGTGGTGCCAGTGCTGGTGGACACCCCGCACGTGCGTGTGCTCTCCGAGgaggggcagcccctgccctcccagctcagTCCAGTGTGGAACTCTGCCACTGATGTGGTGCCCAATGTCTACCAG GTGTCTGTCCTGGCCCGCCTGCCTGCGCTGGGGCTGcgtgtgctgcagctgcacaagtCCTTGGATGGCCACGCCACGCCGAGGTCCTCCACGCGCCTCTACCTGCATGGCCGGGACGTGCCCGTGCACAAGCCCGAGGCCCTGCCCCTGCACATCTTCCCGGCTGCTGCTGATGACTTCTGCCTGGAGAACCAGCACCTGCAGGCCTGCTTCTTGGGGCACACAGGCCTGCTGCAG AGCCTGCGCCCGGCcggggaggagcaggggcacAGGGTGAGCAGCGAATTTCTCGTCTACGGCACCAGGACCTCCAAGGACAAAAGTGGGGCCTATCTCTTCCTGCCTGACGGCGAGGCCAAG ccctaTGCTCCCAAGGACCCCCCGCTGGTGCGGGTGATGGAGGGACCCCTCTTCTCAGAGGTTGCCAGCTACTACCAGCATGTCCAGACCGTGGTGCGGCTGTACAACGTGCCAG GGGTGGAGGGCCTGTCCCTGGATGTTTCCTGCCTGGTGGACATCCGTGACCACATCAACAAGGAGCTGGCCCTGCGCTTTAGCACTGACATTGAGAGTGATGACACCTTCTTCACAGACCTTAATGGTTTCCAG ATCCAGCCCCGCAGGTACCAGCGGAAGCTGCCGCTGCAGGCCAACTTCTACCCGATGCCTGCCATGGCCTACATCCAGGACATGCAGAGCCGCCTGacactgctcacagcccagGCCCTGGGGGTCTCCAGCCTCCACAGCg GCCAGCTGGAGGTGATCCTGGACCGGCGCCTCATGCAGGATGACAACCGGGGCCTGGGCCAGGGGCTGAAGGACAACAAGCGTACCTGCAACCGCTTCCGGCTGCTCCTGGAGCGCCGCAGCACTGCCAACAAG AGCTCCGGCTTCTTTTCCAAACTGGTCTCCATGTTTAAAGCCTTGAGCTTCCCTGGCACCAGGACTGGCAGCCCTGAG GTGCAGGATGAGCGCCCCATCAgcttcccctctctgctgagcCACATCACCTCTGTGCACCAGAATGCTGAGGCCTTGGTCATGCCCGTGGCACTGGAgaagccagccctgccagccctgcgcTCCTTTGTGCCCCTTGCCACCACCGTTCCTTGTGACTTCCACATCCTCAACCTGCGGACGCTGCAGGCAGAG GATGACTCACTACCATCAGCTGAGGCAGCACTGATCCTGCACCGCAAAGGCTTTGACTGCAGCCTGGAGGCCAAGAACCTGGGCTTCAACTGCACCACCAGCCAGGGCAAGGTAGGGCCAGGCTGCCCCCACACCTCCGCTGGGCCAGAGCTGGGCCGGGACCTCGGCATGGCAGTCATGGCACATGTCAGGCTGTCTGGGCACAGTGCTGCCCCAGGCATCGCATCCTCACCTG AGGGGAGCCccggcagaggggctgcaggtcCCCGCGGCCTCGGGGCTGAGGGCGCGCAGAGCGGCCggccgggcagcggggccggaGCTGTCAGCAGAGGGGCTCCACGGGCAATGCACAGCGAGCACGTGTGGCCGCCACAGCCCGCAGCGGCGGGGCATGCCGTGGCGGGGCGCCGGCCACAGGCGCTGCCgagccccgcggcccggccTGGCGCACGGCAGCCCCCCAGCACCTCGCCCGAGGGGAGCCACGAGGAGCGGCGTGCCCCTCCGGCGGTGCCACACTCCgcgccccagccccaggacacGGCCCCGGCGCGACGGCTCACCTGCACCCTTCGCCGGCACCTGCAagaggacgaggaggaggaggcagcggAGGAAGAGGAGAGCGGGCGGAGAAGAGGACACAGCAGGTTGCTCAGCTCCTTGACCTCCAGGAGCGCTGATGTGGCTAGTGgccagctggggaagggttaa
- the LOC119705040 gene encoding AP-3 complex subunit sigma-2 isoform X1, giving the protein MPRVTHGWRRGWPVTRSRGSHGCPPTVSPWQAEEVQQQIIRDTFHLVLKRDDHICNFLECGSLFGGSDYKLIYRHYATLYFVFCVDSSESELGILDLIQVFVETLDKCFENVCELDLIFHMDKVHHILQEMVIGGMVLETNMNEIVAQVEAQGKLEKAEGGLSAAPSRAVSAVKNINLPEIPRNINIGDINIKVPNLSQFM; this is encoded by the exons ATGCCCCGCGTCACCCACGGGTGGCGCCGGGGCTGGCCTGTCACCCGGAGCCGCGGGTCCCATGGGTGCCCACCCACCGTCTCCCCCTGGCAGGCAGAAGAGGTGCAGCAGCAGATCATCCGTGACACCTTCCACCTGGTGCTGAAGCGGGATGACCACATCTGCAACTTCCTGGAGTGCGGCAG CCTGTTCGGCGGCTCGGACTACAAGCTGATCTACCGCCACTACGCCACGCTGTACTTCGTGTTCTGCGTGGACTCCTCGGAGAGCGAGCTGGGCATCCTGGACCTCATCCAG GTGTTTGTGGAGACGCTGGACAAGTGCTTTGAGAATGTCTGTGAGCTGGACCTCATCTTCCACATGGACAAG GTCCACCACATCCTGCAGGAGATGGTGATCGGCGGGATGGTGCTGGAGACCAACATGAACGAGATTGTGGCGCAGGTGGAGGCCCAGGGCaagctggagaaggcagag ggtggcctctcagctgctccttcccgcGCTGTGTCGGCGGTGAAGAACATCAACCTGCCCGAGATCCCCCGCAACATCAACATCGGGGACATCAACATCAAAGTGCCCAACCTGTCACAGTTCATGTGA
- the LOC119705040 gene encoding AP-3 complex subunit sigma-2 isoform X2, with translation MINAILVFNNHGKPRLVRFYQHLAEEVQQQIIRDTFHLVLKRDDHICNFLECGSLFGGSDYKLIYRHYATLYFVFCVDSSESELGILDLIQVFVETLDKCFENVCELDLIFHMDKVHHILQEMVIGGMVLETNMNEIVAQVEAQGKLEKAEGGLSAAPSRAVSAVKNINLPEIPRNINIGDINIKVPNLSQFM, from the exons ATGATCAACGCCATCCTCGTGTTCAACAACCACGGCAAGCCGCGGCTCGTCCGCTTCTACCAGCACCTG GCAGAAGAGGTGCAGCAGCAGATCATCCGTGACACCTTCCACCTGGTGCTGAAGCGGGATGACCACATCTGCAACTTCCTGGAGTGCGGCAG CCTGTTCGGCGGCTCGGACTACAAGCTGATCTACCGCCACTACGCCACGCTGTACTTCGTGTTCTGCGTGGACTCCTCGGAGAGCGAGCTGGGCATCCTGGACCTCATCCAG GTGTTTGTGGAGACGCTGGACAAGTGCTTTGAGAATGTCTGTGAGCTGGACCTCATCTTCCACATGGACAAG GTCCACCACATCCTGCAGGAGATGGTGATCGGCGGGATGGTGCTGGAGACCAACATGAACGAGATTGTGGCGCAGGTGGAGGCCCAGGGCaagctggagaaggcagag ggtggcctctcagctgctccttcccgcGCTGTGTCGGCGGTGAAGAACATCAACCTGCCCGAGATCCCCCGCAACATCAACATCGGGGACATCAACATCAAAGTGCCCAACCTGTCACAGTTCATGTGA